The following DNA comes from Magnolia sinica isolate HGM2019 chromosome 18, MsV1, whole genome shotgun sequence.
TCTCTTGTTATTGAGGCTTACCTGGTTTTCACCTCTTGAAGGACAATCGGCTGTCATCTTCAAGTAAGCTTCTTTTGTGGATTAATGATGAACTGGATTGCAAATAGTCAGTTTAAACAAGAGGAAACAACCAATTTATAATGAATATTTGTAATAATGTTTTCAAGTAGTCATGGTGAGGAAGAGCCCCCAAATTGCAGTTTCAATCTAACATGGAGGTGAAGAATTTGCAATCTGGAGCCAAATTCTTCATTATTGAACATTAGGGAAATTATTTGGTCATTTCCACCAaattttgcaattttttagagCAATAAACATTTTACAAACTAAAACTAAACAACAGATATTCACTTGACATGACAGTTCAAGTGCCAGAAGAAACAAAGCTGAAACATAGTTCTGCGAACTGTTGCATGATATTGACACAGTTCTACATTAGATTCTATCTTCAGGAACTCAAATTTTCGACCCCAGGCTCACTAAAAGATATAGTGTTAAGTTTTCCAAGAAAAAACACAGATTTAAAAAATCATAAATCAATATATAGAGCATATCGTGGTATTTCATTTACCATGTCTTTAATTGGACATGCAGGTGCAGTGAGCTCCAACCGAAATGAAACCTGAAATTAGCAAACAGAGAGATCTCCAATAAGAGGAGTTATATGACCGTTTCTCTGATTACATGTAGAGTGAGCTCATGTTCTGATTTGGCACAAGTGGAAACCACAGTTCGGTgttattactatatatatatatatatatatatatatatatatatatatatatatatatatatatatatatatatatatatatatatatattactatatatatatatatatatatatatatgtccgtGCATTCAAATTGCATGTCTGAATTAATGGATGCTTGACAAGAGATAAAAAAGGCAGCAACACACCTCATGGAATACAACAGAAACAAAGAAGGCAATCACTACGGAAACTCCCTGCAATTGAAACCAAACAAAACATCATTAAAATCGGCATAAGCAAATATGAAGGCCATCCAAAAATCAAACCAAGCAACATATATAGGAATCGAGCCAAAAGGGTTTTGAAAAGAATGGgttcaagaaaaaaggaaaaaaagatatgAAGGAAAAGGAAGAGGAGAAAAAACATTCCTAATTGAAATACATTATGGTACATGTAGTTTAATGAACTGTAGAAAAAGTGTGCCATCAAGCTGTTGTGGTTCATTTGGCTTTCCTGAATCCTCTGACTCAACAAGCCACGATAACTATTAACTAAATATAAAATAGGAACTATTGTAGATGTCAAAGTAGACGGTTCAAGTTCAAAGGAAAGGGTTAACTGATGAAAGAGTTGAAATATCCAAATATGAGGGTTATTTTACTTAGCCCCCATCTGCTTTCAGGCCCATCATGTAAACGGTATGGATCATTGAAATGTGACACAAGATCCGGCTGTTGTAGTCCCTACTTATAAAACCCAAACATCAGGATGTAGTGTAGCAGATAACCTCTGCATCTTACACCATTCCTAAAACAAGCTCTATCAAGGCCACTCATGCGAGTAGATTTTTTAGATCATAGTGGGGCACAAGTGAGAACTAAGCCATGTGAACTGGGCCATTCTCATGAGATAGGCCACATGAGTAATTTATATGGTGAAACAAAACTAAACAACGGTTCACATTTCAACATCAAGTGTCACCTACCTGGTAAGTGGGGTGGGCTGATTTTTTAGTCCAGTCCCATCCATGTCGGGACCACACTGATGAACTGCTCTGATCTTGCAAGCGTGCCACTCTGCATGGCACGTAGGGCCCATGAATAACAATCAATTCCCCGTGCCTGTGATCTCCAAAGAAATGACATGCTGCCATCAAATTTCCTTGGCACATTGCAGACAGCAAAACCCAGTGAAAATCTAAGTAAAAAGAGTCAATCTTCCACTCAATCATCACAAACTCAAATACCCCACCCTCTAAGACTCCCTCTAGAAAGCGGACTttttcagctctctctctctctctctctctctctctctctctctctctctctctctctctctctcagattctCATGTACCTTTCAATGTCTTCAACTTGGATATAGCTACTCGTCTTCCACCCCTATTCACCGCCCTCAAACTCCCCCCATCTCTCAATCCCTTGCTGATCCATGTGGTTGCActcgaatggaccacacaagGTATTTGATGTGGACTACTAGAATGAAATCCAACGGTCTATCTCATGTCCAATCCGCCACAACAAGTCTCCTACTACAAGGCCTGTTCAAATTCCTCTCAGGAATTTCATCGAACACCCCACGTGCACACTTAATCACTTCACATTTTGCAAAGGACATTTttacctttaaaataaaaaaaaataaaaaaataaaaataaaaataaaaataaaaaaacagagagtaaagaagaatgaaatgaaaatataaCGTGAAAGACGCATTGATAGTAGAAAACAGTGCAAGTTCCAAGGCCAACGTGAAAAAACCAGAATACAGTTTAAAACAACACCCATAACAGTTAAAACTGAATTAAATTACCATTTACACACCATGGCAACTCTATATTCTTCCAACTCATTGATAACAAAGTAAGAATTCAAAATAGGTAAAACAAGGTTATGCGAGACAGGTAAACAATCCAGTTAGATCAAGATAACTATGTCAATAAGGAACCAAACAATTGCAAGCCGACATGCAGCTAAAAGATAGATGCATGTCTCATGGCCAGTCCCAAACGGTTACAACAACAAAGCTATTGTACAAAGAAGCAAAGCCCCAATATGCCTCTCAAAAGATCAAGTGATCAAAGCTGTAATTGTACATTCATGTAAAGAAcatagaaaggaaaagaaaatggggTCGCGGACTTGTTATCTGCTTGGATGATTCGACCATTGACTCGCAGATCTTTTATTCTATTGGCTGATTTAACCATTGAATCATAACAGAAAATGACTATTTCTGGACACACTTGTAAACAACCAATCTggaaaaaactcaaaaaataaataaacaatatccAAATATGTGCTGGGAAATCCCATTTCTCAAGAAAGAAAGGACGAAAGAAAACATAATCTAAGTTAATACTTCAAAGCTCATCCATTATCCATCCCAATCTATAGGACCTAAACACCAATCATTTCGAAGTATGGCGCTTGACAAGTGCAATCAAGGGTAGACTACTGAAAGTCCGATTGGCAAATTCTCATTTTAGCATCCAATTGATGATAAACTATGGGAGCTGCTTCCACCCTGTAGTTAATGGAATCAGTTTATGGAAACATGAAGACCGTTGATTCTTTTATGCCACCAATTTGGTTAGTTTagacaagaaagaaaataaaattttagctAGCTCAGTGACAAACTATTGAAACAGAACATCATATTTGCTCCTTCTAAAGCTAAACATCTTAAATCTTATTGCAACGAAGTTTCAGCAAATTTATTGGAACTAGGAAGATATTAAATATTGAACAGGCAGTTCTTGAAAGTCAATGCAGGAGAGCACCTAAGAAGTGTTTGTACTACAATTTGCTATTTCCATTATGTCACACTAAATATCAGAATTCAATTCAATGGTGCATCCAGGCACAGCCAATTTTGTCATTGCAAATCAAAAAAGTTGTTAGCTATTCAAAGGTAAAGACGAGAAACGGAATGTACTCTGTATCATTTGAAGAACCGGAAGAGCATTGTCAGCACTGCAACTTCCATGGCTAAACTCTCCACATTGTCCTTTAGGAGTTCAAACCATTCCTTCTGAATGCTTCTGATCAGATGGCCACTACATAACAATCCTCCTGTCTTTTGGGATATAGCCTATCCGCAAAGGAGTGATTAAAATATCATGAATATCCAATCCACCATGCTCTtaggcaccttttttttttttttttttcaaaccaaaGGATTTCATTGATCaggaaaaattacaaaaaagagTTTCATTGACCATGCTCTTAGGCACTCTTTTGGCCTATCAACTACATGATATAACGACGTGGGGCCATGATATGTTAATCAGAATATAGCAACAAAATTAGCAGATATGAGGGCATCCAGCCGATCCAAAACCCGAGATAGGCTAACTCATCCATGTGTTATCTATATAACTCAACATAGATTGTGCAGTTGGTTGTCGCAAACAGCATCCATGtgtatctctttttctcttttgcatTTATCACACAAGTAATGATTACAACACTGAACTGCCAAGAGGTGCCTTACGTTCTTTATAGCTGAAGAGAAAACGCTTTTGACAGCCTCGAAGACCTCTTCAACAGGCTTTCCAGCATCAATCTAACCAAAAGTAACAGCAATTAGCTGTTGCAAACAGCGTCCATGTGCATCCACATGTACAAACACTCAAGAAATTAAAGATGACCTTCAATCATTGTAGGAAATCAGCCTACTAACAATTTTCATGTGAGCCTAGAAAAAACTTGACAGGGAATCTAGATACACCCAAAAGTTACAGAAGATCCAATGTCTCATGCAATAAATGCCCTGTGGTAATGTTTCATTGGAGAATGCTCATGAAAGTTGATATGCTTGCCCTTTCTAATTTGGAAGACTGAAACAGAGGAAAAAACAGCTATGATATATGATGTTGTCTCTAGACTTCCGTGGGACCTTGTTTTTAATGCATAAAAGTCAATGGTAAAatgcaggaatttttattttttttattttttttttagaagtagGCCAAAATGCCAACGATTAACATTATCACATCCGAAAACCTTCATGACTTCGTAAAGAggcaacataaaaacaaaaacaaattacCTTCCGAACCATCCCTTTGGAGCTGTAATACTCAATTACAGGTAAACTGGATTCTGTAAAAACTTTGAACCACTTCCTGATTGTCTCAATGTTATCATCAACTCTTCCCTTCATGAACCAtaatttggttttgtttttttaagtaaatggaaaaagaaagaaacagtGTCAAAGGGTGTATGGTAATTAGAAAATCTAAAAACAGAAAGATACACATGCCTCACCTGATTCCTATTCAAAAGGCGCCTTTCCATCTCTTCTTCTGAACAGTCAAAAAACAGTACAAATTCTGGGATGATCTTTGTCCGCAAGAGAATGCAGAATTATCCACCAGAATGGAAAAGAAGTATCCTGGACTTCCAATTTCCATATAAGAATATGAATCAAGACTGTCCTTTCCATCTCTTCTTCTGAACAGTAAAAAAAATGTTTAGATTTAGACATTTCTGTTCCAATTtggtgattttggtgtagtggttCTCACCATTTTTACTAACCTTCCCCTCCCATTCCTCAGCCAATTTCTTGGCCATATCcttcaccatgatttttatttttttttgttttttcagtaGAGAAGAAAAAAGGTTTAAGAAAACAATGACTGACATCAACAATCACACTTAGATGCTACACACAAAGCAAAAGCATACTTCATTCTGGAATGTGCAGAAGTATCAACCTTAAGATTGACATTCTCCTTCTCTAAGGTTGCAATAACAGTTTTTAGCTAACTTTTACACGCATGCGtggcacatgtgccacacgtgctAGTGTGCCATAAATGAGACACCCATCTTCAAACACCCCATACGTGCCAAATCCCACTTTCACGcgccccacatgtgccaatgccCACATGTACATATGCCATGTGCgaccatccatcttcaagcaaTACACACATGCCACCATGCATCTTAAAGCAACCCACGTGCACACATGCCAGTATCAATCCACATTTACTCTGCATGTCCACTTGCCAATGTGCCAATGTTTAGAAGAGCCACATATGCTTGTCCATCCATCCAGATCCAGGGAGTTTGAAAAACAACAGTTGCCATGGCAGAATAGTCGATCTATATGAGCCACATCCAGAAATCCCTTAGCTGAACAGATATGTCCAAAATAGCCTATCGAAATAGAACTTTGATGGtaaccaaacgggccctaaaattcCCGAGCTCTAGAATtggtttttttagaaattttctagcaGAGAAACCTAGCAATTGTAGCTACATATGATGAATTCATTCAACCCAAATGTATTAGGAACAATGAACGGATGAAgtgaaatatatt
Coding sequences within:
- the LOC131233139 gene encoding UMP-CMP kinase 4-like; its protein translation is MERRLLNRNQGRVDDNIETIRKWFKVFTESSLPVIEYYSSKGMVRKIDAGKPVEEVFEAVKSVFSSAIKNVRHLLAVQCCNHYLCDKCKREKEIHMDAVCDNQLHNLC